A portion of the candidate division WOR-3 bacterium genome contains these proteins:
- the purQ gene encoding phosphoribosylformylglycinamidine synthase I, whose amino-acid sequence MKIKVLIVRAAGTNCDLETAYAFEFAGAQPERVYIDEVKRKDLLDYQILVFPGGFTYGDDISAGKILANEIKYKLKDKVLKFIEKGNLILGICNGFQVLVKAGILPGFNGYFEEQSVSLITNDSERFEDRWVDLKVYPERSIFTRGIDGIITLPVAHAEGKFVVKNKRVLRLVEKQIVFQYVDKEGRLAGYPYNPNGSVMNIAGIADKTGRILGLMPHPERYISYLQHPLHTRKRLAEEGDGFKIFKNAVNYFK is encoded by the coding sequence ATGAAAATAAAAGTTCTCATTGTGCGCGCGGCGGGAACGAATTGCGATCTGGAAACTGCCTACGCCTTTGAGTTTGCAGGTGCTCAACCCGAGCGGGTCTACATTGATGAAGTGAAAAGAAAGGATTTACTCGATTATCAGATTCTCGTCTTCCCTGGTGGTTTTACCTACGGCGATGATATCAGTGCCGGGAAGATTCTTGCCAATGAAATTAAATATAAACTGAAGGATAAAGTCTTAAAGTTTATTGAAAAGGGGAACCTCATCTTAGGGATTTGCAATGGTTTTCAGGTGTTGGTAAAGGCGGGAATACTGCCTGGTTTTAATGGCTATTTTGAAGAACAGAGCGTGAGTTTGATTACGAATGATTCTGAAAGATTTGAAGATCGCTGGGTAGATTTGAAGGTTTATCCCGAACGTTCAATTTTTACCAGGGGGATCGATGGGATTATCACCCTTCCGGTGGCCCATGCCGAAGGCAAGTTCGTGGTTAAGAACAAAAGGGTTTTAAGATTGGTGGAAAAACAGATCGTCTTCCAGTATGTGGATAAAGAAGGGCGATTGGCTGGCTATCCCTATAACCCTAATGGTTCGGTAATGAATATTGCGGGCATCGCGGATAAGACCGGAAGGATCCTGGGACTCATGCCTCATCCCGAACGGTATATCTCCTATTTACAACACCCGCTCCACACGCGAAAAAGACTTGCGGAGGAGGGCGATGGTTTTAAAATTTTTAAAAATGCGGTAAATTATTTCAAATAA
- a CDS encoding (2Fe-2S)-binding protein has translation MNGYITHHPILEFKRGKKVKFYFEDKELEGYEGMPIAAALHAAGIRVLRYSEKYHRPRGFFCAVGKCSSCLMEVDGRANVMVCMEPLKEGMQVRRQKGKGRLGV, from the coding sequence ATGAATGGATACATTACCCATCATCCGATTCTAGAATTTAAAAGGGGCAAAAAAGTTAAATTTTATTTTGAAGATAAGGAACTCGAGGGTTATGAAGGAATGCCCATCGCGGCTGCACTCCATGCTGCAGGGATAAGGGTGCTTCGCTATTCAGAAAAATATCACCGGCCGCGCGGGTTTTTTTGTGCTGTCGGCAAATGTTCCTCCTGCTTGATGGAAGTGGATGGGCGAGCGAATGTGATGGTGTGTATGGAACCATTAAAAGAAGGAATGCAGGTGCGACGGCAGAAAGGAAAGGGGAGGTTAGGTGTTTGA
- a CDS encoding polymer-forming cytoskeletal protein, with protein sequence MRKEHMEKESKIDTIIGRNTVVNGDLKITGSIKIDGMVEGNVTVKDHLFCGSTGFVKGNITCKSGVIGGKIEGNIQAEEVLEFQSGAQMYGDITCKGLIIQSGVFFDGNCRMGHKTKEKE encoded by the coding sequence TTGAGAAAGGAGCACATGGAAAAAGAAAGTAAGATTGATACGATAATTGGTCGCAATACAGTTGTTAACGGTGATTTGAAGATTACGGGTTCAATAAAGATCGATGGGATGGTTGAGGGTAATGTTACGGTGAAAGACCACTTATTCTGTGGAAGCACCGGATTTGTTAAAGGCAACATCACTTGCAAATCGGGTGTGATTGGTGGCAAGATCGAAGGTAATATCCAGGCCGAAGAGGTGCTTGAATTCCAGAGCGGTGCCCAGATGTATGGTGATATAACCTGCAAGGGATTGATTATTCAGTCAGGTGTTTTCTTTGACGGCAATTGCCGGATGGGTCATAAAACAAAGGAAAAGGAGTAA
- a CDS encoding ComF family protein encodes MAIDQNKNLHKIMIEILMKRFFGRMREYLGFFIDFLFPGNCIVCKKEIGKGLICNDCLNLVEEPKSPLCRCCGRPVDDKHYCGYCREDSILDHGRAFTLYLPPVDTMIHHFKYRHKTKIAEFFGMGMAYLLKNDFYLCHADLLVPVPLFWWKKLHRSYNQAELLARIISQQTSIPLMDALVRIRPTRTQTRLDPKGRRRNVAGAFRIKKGLTVAEKKVILIDDVMTTGATIKECARILKTAGAKEIYSLVAAITP; translated from the coding sequence ATGGCTATTGACCAGAACAAAAATCTACATAAGATAATGATAGAGATTCTGATGAAGAGGTTTTTTGGAAGAATGAGAGAGTATCTCGGTTTTTTTATAGATTTTCTATTTCCTGGTAACTGCATTGTGTGTAAAAAAGAGATTGGAAAAGGTCTTATCTGTAACGATTGTTTGAATCTTGTGGAAGAGCCGAAGTCCCCTCTATGTCGGTGTTGCGGGAGACCGGTTGATGATAAACATTATTGCGGCTATTGTCGAGAGGATAGTATTCTTGATCACGGCCGCGCTTTTACCCTTTACTTACCGCCTGTAGATACGATGATTCACCATTTTAAATATCGCCATAAAACTAAGATTGCAGAGTTTTTCGGCATGGGGATGGCCTATCTATTAAAAAATGATTTTTATCTCTGCCATGCCGATTTGCTTGTACCTGTTCCTTTGTTCTGGTGGAAAAAGTTACATCGTTCCTATAACCAGGCAGAATTGCTCGCAAGGATAATAAGTCAGCAGACTTCAATCCCCTTAATGGATGCCCTCGTCCGGATAAGACCCACCCGGACGCAGACTCGCCTTGACCCAAAAGGACGCCGAAGAAATGTCGCAGGTGCATTCCGCATTAAAAAGGGTTTAACGGTGGCAGAAAAAAAGGTTATTCTCATTGATGATGTAATGACGACTGGTGCGACGATAAAAGAATGTGCGCGGATCTTGAAGACGGCGGGTGCGAAAGAAATCTATTCGCTGGTCGCTGCGATCACTCCCTAA
- a CDS encoding DUF512 domain-containing protein, translating into MLRVLYASDPRIGKGALLLKINRNAIYDIFDYYFHNDNSKIRKLLFLKNGVKKSIYLKPGEELSCIFEEPKYQSCNNDCNYCFVKGLPKGLRPELYFRDDDYRLSFLFGNFISLTNLKDADISRIKRLKLSPLYVSVHTTDPALRARLFKNQKARQVLEQLKKLVEGNIQIHCQIVVIPGLTDGINLSKTVQDLSELYPGVNSVGIVPVGRTKFLRHLPMVNKKIARIIIYEMNRMQQDLRKRFNRGFVYLADEFFIQAGLAIPERSYYDDFPQYENGIGMVRELLDEIAALPNPGRLHGKFLLITGELAYPYIKRLKFRLNNKKLKLDVLPIKNKFFGDTITVSGLLVGQDIQEAINEVGRRYDRIILPPNCVNDKGKFLDDFELKSKQIIIAPYSIKELLLWLQ; encoded by the coding sequence ATGCTCAGGGTATTATATGCCTCAGATCCCCGTATTGGAAAAGGTGCACTGCTTCTAAAGATAAACCGAAATGCTATTTACGATATATTTGACTATTATTTCCATAATGACAACTCCAAAATTAGAAAGCTATTGTTTTTAAAAAATGGCGTGAAAAAATCTATCTATCTAAAGCCCGGTGAAGAACTATCTTGTATTTTTGAAGAACCGAAATATCAAAGTTGCAACAATGATTGTAACTATTGTTTTGTCAAGGGTCTACCAAAGGGGTTGCGTCCTGAATTATATTTCCGCGATGATGATTATCGCCTTTCATTTCTCTTTGGAAACTTTATCAGCCTCACCAATCTAAAAGATGCTGATATCAGCCGTATAAAAAGACTGAAACTCTCTCCTTTATATGTTTCAGTCCACACAACTGATCCTGCCTTGCGGGCGCGGTTATTTAAAAATCAAAAAGCCCGTCAAGTGCTTGAACAGTTAAAAAAACTCGTTGAAGGTAATATCCAAATCCATTGTCAGATTGTCGTGATACCCGGACTCACGGATGGTATCAATCTCTCCAAAACGGTCCAAGACCTGTCTGAATTATATCCAGGAGTGAATTCGGTGGGCATCGTGCCCGTGGGACGGACAAAATTCTTAAGGCATTTGCCAATGGTAAATAAAAAAATTGCCCGCATAATTATCTACGAGATGAATCGGATGCAGCAAGATTTGCGGAAAAGATTCAACAGAGGCTTTGTCTACCTTGCCGATGAGTTCTTCATCCAGGCCGGTTTGGCAATCCCTGAGCGGAGTTATTATGATGACTTTCCCCAATACGAAAATGGTATTGGTATGGTCCGCGAATTGCTTGATGAGATCGCCGCTCTCCCAAATCCAGGCCGACTCCACGGCAAATTTCTCTTGATCACCGGTGAACTCGCCTATCCCTATATAAAGCGTCTTAAGTTCCGTTTGAATAACAAAAAACTGAAACTCGATGTCTTGCCCATTAAAAACAAATTTTTCGGTGACACTATCACCGTCTCTGGTTTATTGGTCGGTCAGGATATCCAAGAGGCAATAAACGAAGTAGGGCGGAGATACGATAGAATAATCCTGCCCCCAAACTGTGTAAATGATAAAGGTAAATTTCTTGATGACTTTGAACTAAAATCTAAACAGATTATTATCGCGCCCTATTCGATCAAAGAGTTGCTTCTATGGCTACAGTAG
- a CDS encoding MBL fold metallo-hydrolase, protein MVIRFYGTRGSIPVSGPTTIEYGGNTTCLYIETKSGQSIIIDAGSGIRELGIYLMQNQKYNLHLIFTHYHWDHIQGFPFFAPVYSKNTAINIYGPENEVGAQKALSYQMHVPFFPTIKLTDLPARLAFKRVKNRFKIGNVAVQVIQNNHPNYTFGLRFSEDKKSAVFLTDNELYAPKPRTPYKKFVKFIQGADLLIHDAQYVDENYPNRIGWGHSTFNQVMQLAVEGGVKKVIFTHHDPSSSDEFINNILIKLRKQFPDYDLDAARTGTEIKL, encoded by the coding sequence ATGGTTATTCGCTTTTATGGAACACGCGGTTCAATCCCAGTTTCTGGTCCTACAACGATTGAATACGGTGGCAACACTACATGTCTCTATATTGAAACCAAAAGTGGCCAATCAATAATCATTGATGCTGGAAGCGGGATAAGAGAACTCGGCATTTATTTGATGCAAAATCAAAAGTACAATCTCCACCTTATCTTTACCCACTACCACTGGGATCATATTCAGGGTTTCCCATTCTTTGCTCCGGTTTATTCTAAGAATACGGCGATAAATATATATGGACCAGAGAATGAGGTAGGTGCTCAGAAGGCACTTTCTTATCAGATGCATGTTCCTTTCTTCCCAACTATAAAATTAACCGACCTCCCTGCCCGACTTGCATTTAAAAGAGTTAAAAACCGATTCAAAATCGGGAATGTCGCTGTCCAGGTGATTCAAAACAACCACCCCAATTATACATTTGGATTGAGATTCAGCGAAGATAAAAAGAGCGCTGTATTCCTCACAGATAACGAGCTCTATGCCCCTAAACCACGAACTCCTTATAAAAAATTTGTTAAATTTATTCAGGGCGCGGATTTGTTGATCCACGATGCTCAGTATGTGGACGAGAATTATCCAAACCGAATCGGTTGGGGACATTCAACATTTAATCAGGTGATGCAATTGGCAGTGGAGGGCGGTGTAAAGAAAGTTATTTTTACTCACCATGACCCTTCAAGCAGTGATGAGTTTATAAATAATATTTTAATTAAGCTCCGTAAACAGTTCCCTGATTATGACCTTGATGCAGCACGCACTGGCACCGAAATCAAACTTTAA
- a CDS encoding acylphosphatase — MEVMRIHLFVSGRVQGVFFRAHTQEVAHQLGLVGWVKNLDDGRVEIVAEGEGADLQRLIDWCRHGPPGARVDDVEIFYEEPTHEFKSFEIRYGKW, encoded by the coding sequence ATGGAAGTTATGCGTATTCATCTTTTCGTTTCTGGACGGGTTCAGGGCGTTTTTTTTCGTGCCCATACCCAAGAAGTTGCCCACCAATTGGGATTGGTAGGGTGGGTTAAGAATCTTGATGATGGCAGGGTAGAGATAGTGGCAGAAGGTGAAGGAGCGGATCTCCAGCGTTTGATCGACTGGTGCCGGCATGGTCCGCCGGGTGCCCGGGTTGATGATGTAGAGATTTTCTATGAAGAGCCAACCCACGAATTCAAAAGTTTTGAAATCCGGTATGGGAAATGGTGA
- the thrS gene encoding threonine--tRNA ligase: MIKVRLNNSIMEVAPGVKASELIQDEECIAVRINGELRDLSTVLNADCELTPVKFSEPEGQQVFWHSTSHIMAMAVKSLYPEAKLAIGPAIDQGFYYDFDRSPPFTNDDLKKIEEKMLEIIKGDIPFERLVMTKEAVIEFFNRRNEPYKVELAKEIPDKEISLYRNGDFVDLCRGPHIPSTGRVKAFKLLSVAGAYWRGDARLPMLSRIYGISFTTEEELKKYLFKLEEAQKRDHRRLGTELELFSIFEEAGAGLVFWHPKGTIIRRLIEQYWITEHLKEGYELITTPHIARSHLWHTSGHYDYYRDKMFTLPVENEEYVLKPMNCPGHILIYKSKVRSYKELPIKFAELATVYRNELSGTLHGLLRVRGFTQDDAHIFCRPDQIEDEVVKILKLTLKIFKKFGFEDFVVNLSVRDPKNKDKFMGSDEEWERAEKALTSALEKVNLAYKVQLGEAVFYGPKIDINILDALGRPWQATTIQFDFNLPKRFKIEYMDAQGQHREVVVIHRALYGSLERFIGTLIEHYAGAFPLWLAPVQVVVMPITDKEATYAREVYQRCLKHGLRAELNTKSMKINYRIREAEVKKIPYILVVGKREVESKTISVRKRGRGDLGAMKLKDFFNLCDSEQGGED, translated from the coding sequence ATGATAAAGGTCAGATTGAATAATAGTATCATGGAAGTTGCACCGGGCGTGAAGGCATCGGAACTGATTCAGGATGAAGAATGCATTGCGGTGCGGATCAACGGTGAATTGAGGGATTTGAGTACCGTACTTAATGCGGATTGTGAATTGACTCCAGTAAAGTTTTCCGAACCGGAGGGTCAGCAAGTATTCTGGCACTCCACTTCTCATATCATGGCAATGGCGGTGAAATCTTTATATCCGGAGGCGAAACTGGCAATAGGACCAGCGATCGACCAGGGCTTTTATTACGATTTCGACCGAAGCCCCCCTTTCACCAACGATGATTTGAAAAAGATTGAAGAAAAGATGTTAGAGATAATAAAAGGGGATATACCATTTGAACGTCTGGTGATGACCAAAGAAGCGGTGATTGAATTTTTCAACCGGCGTAATGAGCCATACAAAGTAGAACTCGCCAAGGAAATTCCGGATAAAGAGATAAGCCTTTACCGCAATGGGGATTTCGTTGACCTTTGCCGGGGACCGCATATCCCGAGCACCGGCCGGGTTAAGGCATTCAAACTTCTCAGTGTTGCTGGTGCGTACTGGCGGGGTGATGCCCGTTTACCAATGCTTTCCCGAATCTACGGCATCTCTTTTACAACCGAGGAAGAGTTGAAGAAATACCTTTTCAAACTGGAAGAGGCACAAAAGCGTGACCACCGCCGATTGGGTACGGAACTGGAATTGTTTTCAATCTTTGAAGAGGCTGGAGCAGGGCTGGTATTCTGGCACCCCAAGGGTACGATCATCAGAAGGTTGATTGAACAATACTGGATCACAGAACATTTAAAGGAAGGTTATGAGTTGATCACCACCCCACACATCGCTCGGAGTCACCTCTGGCATACCTCTGGACATTATGATTATTATCGGGACAAGATGTTCACCCTGCCGGTGGAGAACGAAGAATATGTTTTAAAACCGATGAACTGTCCAGGCCATATACTGATTTATAAATCAAAGGTGCGGAGTTATAAGGAGTTGCCGATCAAGTTTGCTGAATTAGCCACAGTCTACCGGAATGAATTATCAGGCACACTCCATGGTCTCTTGCGCGTCCGGGGTTTTACCCAGGATGATGCCCATATCTTCTGCCGTCCGGATCAGATTGAGGATGAGGTGGTGAAGATATTGAAATTGACGCTAAAAATATTTAAGAAATTCGGGTTTGAAGACTTTGTGGTGAACCTTTCGGTGCGCGATCCTAAGAATAAAGATAAATTTATGGGTTCGGATGAGGAGTGGGAAAGGGCTGAAAAAGCGCTTACTTCAGCATTAGAAAAGGTCAACCTGGCATATAAGGTGCAATTAGGCGAGGCAGTATTTTATGGTCCAAAGATTGATATCAATATTCTTGATGCCTTGGGTCGGCCCTGGCAGGCGACAACCATCCAGTTTGACTTCAATCTGCCTAAGCGCTTTAAAATTGAATATATGGATGCCCAAGGGCAACACCGGGAAGTAGTGGTAATCCACCGCGCGCTGTATGGCTCATTGGAGCGGTTTATCGGCACCCTTATCGAACATTATGCAGGGGCATTTCCCCTCTGGCTTGCACCGGTCCAAGTGGTTGTCATGCCGATAACTGATAAAGAGGCGACTTATGCCCGAGAGGTTTATCAACGCTGTCTGAAACATGGATTGCGTGCGGAATTGAATACTAAGTCCATGAAGATAAATTATCGAATAAGAGAAGCCGAGGTTAAAAAAATTCCCTATATTCTGGTTGTTGGTAAAAGAGAAGTGGAAAGTAAGACGATTTCGGTCCGTAAGCGGGGACGGGGAGACCTCGGCGCCATG
- the plsY gene encoding glycerol-3-phosphate 1-O-acyltransferase PlsY — MLMLNLFGSFFFGFIWGLIPFSYLLGRLKGVDIKKIGSGNIGATNLGRALGLRFFIFGFLLDGLKGFLPVMLGQHLTLSPALCGAGAIMGHIFNPFFKFKGGKGVSTTLGVTLGIVPIPFLLSISVWLIVYLASYIVSIASLSLAIVLLITTIFFSSVSAGEKLLIATVSLLIIFAHRANIKRIINRTEPRTIFWEKK, encoded by the coding sequence ATGTTGATGCTCAATCTGTTTGGCTCCTTCTTTTTCGGTTTTATCTGGGGATTAATTCCCTTCTCCTACCTCTTGGGCAGACTCAAGGGGGTGGATATTAAAAAAATAGGTAGTGGTAATATCGGAGCGACAAATCTGGGAAGGGCACTCGGTCTTCGATTTTTTATCTTTGGGTTTTTGCTCGATGGACTCAAGGGGTTTTTGCCTGTCATGCTTGGACAACACCTTACCCTCTCTCCGGCATTATGCGGGGCAGGAGCAATAATGGGGCACATCTTCAATCCATTTTTTAAATTCAAGGGGGGTAAAGGTGTTTCCACAACCCTGGGGGTGACACTGGGCATCGTTCCTATCCCCTTTCTCCTTTCCATTAGCGTCTGGCTTATCGTTTATCTGGCGAGTTATATCGTCTCAATCGCATCGCTAAGTCTGGCCATCGTTCTTTTGATTACCACCATCTTTTTCAGTTCGGTATCGGCAGGTGAAAAACTTTTGATTGCAACTGTGAGTCTACTAATCATCTTCGCCCACCGTGCCAACATCAAAAGAATCATCAACCGCACCGAACCGCGAACGATTTTCTGGGAGAAAAAATGA
- a CDS encoding winged helix-turn-helix domain-containing protein, with product MITEIGFAAGNIWRKLKEEGEMVITRLLRKSGLPINMFYMGLGWLAREDKVKFRKERRTIYVSLKE from the coding sequence ATGATTACCGAAATTGGTTTTGCGGCTGGTAATATTTGGAGAAAATTAAAAGAAGAGGGTGAAATGGTAATCACCCGGCTACTACGTAAGAGTGGTTTACCGATAAATATGTTTTATATGGGCTTGGGCTGGTTAGCCCGGGAGGATAAAGTAAAATTCCGTAAAGAGAGAAGAACGATCTACGTCTCCTTAAAAGAATGA
- the der gene encoding ribosome biogenesis GTPase Der — MATVAIVGRKNVGKSSIFNRLVGRRLSIVHKTPGVTRDRIYGEVIWRGRMFNLIDTGGFFPEENNILACKIMYQIELALKQADVIYFVVDGRAGLFPSEMEIAQTLRSLGKPVLLLVNKIDNKSLEPAVGDFYRLGFDKVFPVSAEAGIGFGAVLDETIKFLPEKPIKKKIKMIKIAILGRPNAGKSTLLNTIIKEERAVVDEQPGTTRDLVNAWFTFNGKNIELIDTYGLKKRTRIKEPIEFYSMMRVMHVIDEIDIGILIFDATQGVVHEDCHIASLLLSKAKGIIIAPNKIDLLNKKFYKRIIQSTLTSFRFVDFAPVVLISAKLNLGIEKLLQTVLDVYAELNKYADVRVLKDLPTILKSPPDGELLKISQTGIKPPQFKVVVTTQLKENYIQYLRNSLRGYFGFSGTPILIKTELAKRGKRC; from the coding sequence ATGGCTACAGTAGCGATTGTGGGTAGAAAAAATGTAGGTAAATCTTCAATATTTAATCGCCTCGTCGGTCGGCGCTTGAGCATCGTCCATAAGACTCCGGGAGTGACCCGGGACCGGATTTATGGTGAAGTGATATGGAGGGGTCGGATGTTCAATCTTATCGATACCGGTGGTTTCTTTCCCGAGGAGAACAACATTCTCGCCTGCAAAATTATGTATCAGATTGAACTGGCGCTCAAACAAGCAGATGTGATATATTTTGTCGTGGATGGAAGAGCTGGCTTGTTCCCCTCAGAAATGGAAATCGCCCAGACGCTTCGTAGCTTGGGCAAACCCGTGCTATTGCTGGTAAACAAGATTGATAATAAATCGCTCGAGCCCGCGGTGGGCGATTTTTACCGCTTAGGGTTTGATAAAGTTTTCCCGGTTTCAGCCGAGGCGGGCATCGGCTTTGGGGCTGTGCTGGATGAAACGATAAAATTCCTACCGGAGAAGCCGATAAAGAAAAAAATTAAAATGATAAAGATTGCGATATTAGGCCGACCCAACGCTGGAAAATCAACCTTGCTTAATACCATCATCAAGGAAGAAAGAGCAGTTGTGGATGAACAACCTGGCACGACACGGGATTTGGTTAATGCCTGGTTTACTTTTAACGGGAAGAATATTGAACTCATCGATACCTATGGTTTAAAAAAGCGCACTCGGATAAAAGAGCCGATTGAATTCTACTCCATGATGCGGGTGATGCATGTCATCGATGAAATTGATATCGGCATTCTAATCTTTGATGCCACTCAGGGTGTAGTGCATGAGGATTGTCACATCGCTTCACTGCTCTTATCCAAGGCAAAGGGTATCATCATTGCTCCCAACAAGATTGATTTGTTGAATAAAAAGTTTTACAAAAGAATCATTCAATCTACGCTTACATCTTTCCGTTTCGTGGACTTCGCTCCGGTCGTTTTAATATCCGCCAAACTGAATCTGGGGATAGAAAAATTGCTCCAGACCGTCCTTGATGTTTACGCTGAACTAAATAAATATGCAGATGTCCGGGTTTTGAAAGATCTCCCGACTATCCTGAAATCCCCGCCCGATGGTGAATTATTGAAAATCAGCCAGACTGGTATAAAACCACCTCAGTTCAAAGTGGTAGTCACCACGCAATTAAAAGAAAATTATATCCAGTATTTGCGCAATTCCCTCCGTGGCTACTTCGGTTTTTCCGGGACTCCAATACTAATAAAGACCGAATTAGCAAAAAGGGGAAAACGATGTTGA
- a CDS encoding NAD(P)/FAD-dependent oxidoreductase, producing the protein MFDICVIGGGPAGLNAGIVARELGASVLIIDDNPVLGGQLIKQTHKFFGSKDHYCGVRGIDIAKILSQKVEELGIEVLLNATVVGYYDDDSIGVLKNEELIPIKAKCYIFATGASENMLAFENSDLPGVYGAGAVQTMMNVYGVIPGKRALVVGSGNIGLIVPYQLLQAGVEVAAIIEILPRVGGYYVHAAKIKRAGVPILLRHTIIEARGKECVESAVITEVDDQFECIKGKEKIIECDMILIAVGLSPLCELLYQAGCEIRYIPELGGNVPYYNEDLQTSRPHIFVCGDLASVEEASTAMLEGKIAGARAYEYLYGKNDRAEEIVSTAKQELKTIRMSPFEQRIVEGHRKLFGRERQA; encoded by the coding sequence GTGTTTGATATCTGTGTAATTGGAGGCGGACCCGCGGGTTTGAATGCGGGGATTGTGGCAAGGGAACTGGGTGCTTCGGTCTTGATCATCGATGATAATCCGGTCCTCGGTGGTCAGCTGATAAAACAAACGCATAAATTTTTTGGTTCTAAAGATCACTACTGTGGGGTTCGGGGTATAGATATTGCGAAGATCCTTTCTCAAAAGGTGGAAGAACTCGGTATTGAAGTATTGCTCAATGCTACCGTGGTTGGTTATTATGACGATGATTCCATTGGGGTATTAAAGAATGAGGAACTTATTCCGATAAAGGCGAAATGTTATATCTTTGCCACGGGTGCGAGTGAAAATATGTTGGCATTCGAGAACTCCGACTTGCCCGGGGTTTATGGTGCCGGCGCAGTCCAGACGATGATGAATGTCTACGGGGTTATACCGGGAAAAAGAGCCCTGGTGGTGGGCTCCGGTAATATTGGCTTGATCGTGCCCTACCAATTATTACAGGCAGGTGTTGAGGTTGCGGCAATAATTGAGATTCTGCCCAGAGTTGGTGGCTACTATGTTCACGCCGCCAAAATAAAACGGGCAGGTGTTCCGATTCTCTTAAGGCATACCATCATTGAGGCGAGGGGTAAAGAATGCGTGGAATCCGCGGTCATCACCGAGGTGGATGACCAGTTTGAATGTATCAAAGGAAAAGAGAAGATCATCGAATGCGATATGATTCTTATTGCAGTAGGCTTATCACCTTTATGTGAGTTGCTTTATCAAGCAGGATGTGAGATAAGATATATTCCGGAACTTGGGGGCAATGTCCCTTACTATAATGAAGACCTCCAAACCTCCCGACCTCATATCTTTGTCTGCGGGGACCTTGCTTCTGTGGAGGAGGCTTCTACAGCAATGCTGGAAGGCAAAATTGCGGGTGCACGTGCCTATGAATATCTTTATGGAAAAAATGACCGGGCCGAGGAGATTGTATCAACTGCCAAACAGGAATTAAAAACTATCCGCATGTCCCCTTTTGAACAGCGGATTGTTGAGGGACATCGAAAATTATTTGGAAGAGAAAGACAGGCATAG